A single window of Treponema denticola ATCC 35405 DNA harbors:
- a CDS encoding type II toxin-antitoxin system RelE/ParE family toxin, with product MRIIETPVFTKQINRLLDEDTYKQFKEYLVCNPLKGKLIKGGGGIRKIRWSKKNTGKSGGIRIIYFIKTETKIYLLFAYSKSDAESITKKQINMLASFIKGL from the coding sequence ATGCGAATTATAGAAACGCCTGTTTTTACAAAACAAATAAATAGGCTACTGGACGAAGATACATATAAACAATTTAAAGAATATCTAGTATGTAATCCATTGAAAGGTAAATTGATTAAGGGTGGCGGCGGAATACGAAAAATAAGATGGAGCAAAAAGAATACCGGAAAAAGCGGCGGTATTAGGATTATTTATTTTATAAAAACTGAAACAAAGATATATTTGTTGTTTGCTTATTCAAAAAGTGATGCAGAGAGCATTACAAAAAAACAAATAAATATGTTGGCAAGTTTTATTAAAGGTTTATAA
- the nadS gene encoding NadS family protein, with translation MFKRKKMSDEMFAELLQSVKEAVLIEKGEIPPARVFEIEPLDIAKIRSKTNKTQEEFASMLNISIGTLRNWEQGRRKPDGAALSLLKIVSANPQYVESVLQG, from the coding sequence ATGTTTAAAAGAAAAAAAATGAGTGATGAGATGTTTGCCGAATTACTCCAAAGCGTAAAGGAAGCTGTTTTAATTGAAAAAGGAGAAATTCCTCCCGCCAGAGTTTTTGAAATAGAGCCTTTGGATATTGCCAAAATACGCAGTAAGACAAATAAAACACAAGAAGAATTTGCATCTATGCTTAATATCAGTATCGGTACCTTACGAAACTGGGAACAAGGCAGGCGTAAGCCTGATGGGGCGGCCTTGTCTCTACTTAAAATCGTTTCGGCTAATCCTCAATATGTAGAAAGCGTGCTGCAGGGATAA
- a CDS encoding TetR/AcrR family transcriptional regulator, protein MPEKDENRESRQEDRESRQNQLIDAATTLFFSKGYTNTSVRDILDEANDRTSSPSVFYYYFESKEAIYRAVLRRYSERYVKSVQDAIDTHKDDAQSLMTQVTRLFLKTVKADAHGKEAAASPDNLLYSLKLKEELTQKFVEVWEIFIRSLDWYKADAETVHKTAVFIAGGIGEMMYDFGYVHEKKEGSARKLMDCMIDFCAGALNAPAAEKEKYRRIVYDNLA, encoded by the coding sequence ATGCCTGAAAAAGACGAAAACAGAGAAAGTCGGCAAGAAGACAGAGAAAGCCGGCAAAATCAATTGATCGATGCGGCGACAACGCTGTTTTTTTCAAAAGGCTATACGAATACGTCTGTTCGGGATATTTTGGATGAGGCAAACGACAGGACGTCTTCGCCGAGCGTTTTTTATTATTATTTTGAATCGAAGGAAGCAATTTACCGCGCCGTTTTGCGCCGGTACTCCGAGCGCTATGTAAAATCCGTACAGGATGCAATCGACACTCACAAAGACGACGCGCAATCGCTTATGACTCAAGTAACGCGCCTGTTTTTAAAAACGGTAAAAGCCGACGCTCACGGAAAAGAAGCGGCCGCTTCGCCGGACAATCTTTTGTACTCATTAAAACTCAAAGAAGAACTGACACAAAAATTTGTTGAAGTTTGGGAAATATTTATCCGCTCACTGGATTGGTACAAAGCGGACGCCGAAACGGTTCATAAAACGGCCGTTTTTATCGCCGGCGGCATAGGAGAAATGATGTACGATTTCGGCTATGTTCACGAAAAAAAAGAAGGCAGCGCCCGAAAACTCATGGACTGCATGATTGACTTCTGCGCCGGTGCTTTGAACGCTCCGGCTGCGGAAAAAGAAAAATATAGGAGGATTGTGTATGATAACCTTGCATGA
- a CDS encoding dicarboxylate/amino acid:cation symporter produces MKIWIKYLIGSVLGIIIAAISSSDSAFFNAAVDFAANIAIQFGRYSLYPVLFFGFTVSISKLRESRSLLKLSIYIAVFIILSSLLAALLGLISISISSPPRIPIFVEETSSVENLGVMESFLRLFPSSAFEAFMDGLYILPLCIFAGFAGAACAVDKNISKPVFTLFDSLSRVSYAVMAFFVDMFSIGLIAVSVNWFIKFQAMLSTKFFTGLVVLLLVDFFIIALIIYPIILKIMCKDINPYKVLYASIAPVCAAFFSGDTNLTLPILLRHSNESLGVRRRISSVSLPVFSVFGRAGSAMVVTISFIVILNSYSSLGISFEDRFWLVGISTLFSFFLGRFPITGTYVSLVAVCAIYGRGFESGFLILRPAAFFIGSVAAAIDALTAMVGTYIIGHLSKMTNTRTLRFFI; encoded by the coding sequence ATGAAAATTTGGATAAAATATCTTATAGGTTCTGTTCTAGGCATTATAATTGCGGCTATTTCTTCTTCCGATAGTGCATTCTTTAATGCAGCTGTTGATTTTGCCGCTAATATTGCTATTCAATTCGGCCGTTATTCCTTATATCCCGTTTTATTTTTTGGGTTTACCGTAAGTATATCTAAATTACGTGAAAGCCGTTCCTTACTAAAACTTTCGATATATATTGCCGTTTTTATTATTCTTTCATCCCTTTTGGCAGCCCTTTTAGGTTTGATTTCTATCTCTATCAGCTCTCCGCCGAGAATCCCTATCTTTGTTGAAGAGACAAGTTCTGTCGAGAATTTGGGCGTTATGGAGTCCTTTTTACGGCTCTTCCCGTCAAGTGCATTTGAAGCCTTTATGGATGGGCTTTATATACTTCCGCTTTGTATCTTTGCCGGCTTTGCAGGAGCAGCTTGTGCTGTCGATAAAAATATTTCCAAACCTGTTTTTACCCTTTTTGATTCCTTATCAAGAGTTTCTTATGCCGTTATGGCTTTTTTTGTAGATATGTTTTCAATAGGACTTATTGCAGTATCCGTAAACTGGTTTATCAAGTTCCAAGCCATGCTTTCAACCAAATTTTTTACCGGCTTGGTTGTGCTTTTATTGGTAGATTTTTTTATAATAGCCTTAATAATATATCCTATAATCTTAAAAATAATGTGTAAAGATATAAATCCTTACAAGGTGCTCTATGCTTCGATAGCTCCTGTTTGTGCAGCTTTTTTTTCGGGCGATACCAATTTAACCTTGCCTATCTTATTGCGCCATTCAAACGAGAGCTTGGGTGTCAGAAGGAGAATTTCTTCGGTATCCTTGCCTGTTTTTTCGGTTTTCGGCAGGGCAGGAAGCGCGATGGTTGTTACCATAAGCTTTATTGTAATTTTAAACTCTTATTCCAGTTTGGGTATAAGTTTTGAGGATAGATTTTGGCTTGTCGGTATTTCTACCCTTTTTTCGTTCTTTTTAGGCCGTTTCCCCATAACGGGAACCTATGTTTCCCTTGTTGCCGTTTGCGCTATATACGGACGGGGCTTTGAATCCGGGTTTTTAATTTTGCGTCCGGCAGCCTTTTTTATAGGCTCGGTAGCTGCCGCCATTGATGCCTTAACAGCCATGGTGGGAACATATATAATCGGTCACTTGTCTAAGATGACTAATACACGCACTTTAAGATTCTTTATATAA
- a CDS encoding adenylate kinase, which translates to MNCIFLGPPGAGKGTLAFEVSKSYKIPHISTGDLFRAAIKEQTDLGKKVKAVIDSGALVSDDLTIALVKERLERDDTKKGFILDGFPRTIAQADALEDIVKIDSVINFDISDDEVIKRLSGRRVCSSCGQSFHIEFVKPKKEGICDSCSGDLMIRPDDKIEAIQKRLETYRNQTAPLIDYYTKKDLIVNIDARPASEKVLASFKVKFPH; encoded by the coding sequence ATGAACTGTATTTTTTTGGGCCCGCCGGGCGCAGGAAAGGGAACCCTTGCTTTTGAGGTTTCAAAATCGTATAAGATTCCGCATATTTCGACCGGAGATCTTTTTAGAGCTGCAATCAAGGAGCAAACCGACTTGGGGAAAAAAGTTAAGGCTGTCATTGATTCCGGGGCATTGGTAAGCGACGACCTTACAATCGCCCTTGTAAAGGAAAGGTTGGAAAGGGATGACACCAAAAAAGGTTTTATCCTCGACGGCTTTCCCCGTACAATCGCTCAGGCCGATGCCCTAGAGGACATCGTAAAAATAGATTCCGTTATCAACTTCGATATAAGCGATGATGAGGTTATCAAACGCCTTTCAGGAAGAAGGGTTTGTTCCTCATGCGGTCAAAGTTTTCATATCGAATTCGTAAAACCGAAAAAAGAAGGCATTTGCGATTCATGTTCCGGAGATCTGATGATCCGTCCGGATGATAAAATTGAAGCAATCCAAAAACGCCTTGAAACTTACAGAAACCAAACAGCTCCGTTAATCGACTATTATACAAAAAAAGATCTGATAGTAAATATAGATGCCCGCCCGGCATCGGAGAAGGTATTGGCTTCTTTTAAAGTAAAATTTCCGCATTAG
- a CDS encoding SRPBCC family protein yields MITLHEQVDISAPFEKLCAWADNFEEEFVKWSPYHLECELYNGNVNTGSKVRFYEIVMGLDYDVTGTIVTSERDNDHFRFVFKSDKGTAFITFEGTRTKDGCRFSHTESFGITTPVIGPIMNFLLFKIIFRKKCNWQLIRDDMILDNKYLTEILTEGKYPERIPVERLKAGIK; encoded by the coding sequence ATGATAACCTTGCATGAACAGGTTGACATTAGCGCACCGTTCGAAAAACTGTGCGCGTGGGCAGACAATTTTGAAGAGGAATTCGTCAAGTGGAGTCCGTATCATTTGGAATGCGAACTGTACAACGGGAACGTAAATACGGGCAGCAAAGTCCGCTTTTACGAAATCGTTATGGGGCTCGACTACGACGTAACCGGCACCATAGTAACGAGCGAACGCGACAACGACCATTTTCGGTTCGTATTTAAAAGCGACAAGGGAACCGCTTTTATCACATTTGAAGGGACGCGAACAAAAGACGGCTGCCGCTTTTCTCACACGGAATCGTTCGGTATAACGACTCCCGTCATCGGACCGATTATGAACTTTTTGCTGTTCAAAATCATCTTCCGTAAAAAATGCAACTGGCAACTCATTCGCGACGATATGATTTTGGACAATAAATATTTGACCGAAATCCTTACCGAAGGCAAGTATCCGGAACGCATTCCCGTCGAACGCTTAAAAGCCGGAATTAAATAA